The nucleotide window CGGGGCGGCCGAGCGCTCGACCGCCTCGGCCAACGGGCCCGTCGAGGCCAGGGTGGTCACGGGACCAGTGTGTCAGGCCCCGACCGTGGAACCGGCCGCGGGAGGGCGATGCGGGCCGACAACGACAGGGCCCGACAAAACAGCCCTCGGGCGTAGTCTCGATGCGTGGGTCGTCTCAGAGTCGCCGCCTGTCAGCTGGACACCGTCGTCGGCGACCTGAACGGCAACGTGGAACGCATCGTCGCCGGCCTGGCCGAGGCCGAGGCGGCCGGCGCCGACCTGGCTGTGTTCCCGGAGCTGGCCCTGACCGGCTACCCGCCCGAGGACCTCCTCCTCAAGCCCGGGTTCGTGGGCGACAACCTTCAGGCTCTGGAGCGAGTTGCCCGAAGCACCGGTCGATGCGCCGCCGTGGTCGGGTTCGTCGACGTCGGGCGCGATCTGCACAACGCCGCCGC belongs to Acidimicrobiales bacterium and includes:
- a CDS encoding nitrilase-related carbon-nitrogen hydrolase → MGRLRVAACQLDTVVGDLNGNVERIVAGLAEAEAAGADLAVFPELALTGYPPEDLLLKPGFVGDNLQALERVARSTGRCAAVVGFVDVGRDLHNAAA